The proteins below are encoded in one region of Helianthus annuus cultivar XRQ/B chromosome 2, HanXRQr2.0-SUNRISE, whole genome shotgun sequence:
- the LOC110902223 gene encoding uncharacterized protein LOC110902223, protein MKFQMLVFFLLLCAQFLSTLAFESKEEDNPINVNASVFNKEEDLKQDALVFSKSSRGKGSSGGTNDHTKQNNAVSAFIKPHTYGSYVDIGVILVGALFVFDF, encoded by the exons ATGAAGTTCCAAATGCTTGTTTTCTTCCTTCTCCTATGTGCTCAATTCCTATCCACTTTGGCTTTTGAATCTAAAG AGGAGGACAACCCCATCAACGTAAATGCGAGTGTCTTTAACAAAGAAGAAGACTTGAAGCAAGATGCATTAGTTTTTTCAAAGTCGAGTCGGGGAAAAGGTTCAAGTGGTGGTACAAATGATCATACTAAGCAAAACAACGCTGTCTCGGCCTTCATTAAGCCACACACATATGGTTCATACGTTGATATTGGTGTTATTCTCGTCGGTGCTTTATTTGTTTTCGACTTCTAG
- the LOC110902233 gene encoding uncharacterized protein LOC110902233, with protein sequence MKSKSLAFIFLLLVAQYISCLAFESKEEKGSVHMKGNSYVREDGVKRDELVLSKAGKGKGAYGGQNDRPPDIRKSKAVSMLLKEPAYMSKVGVIIINIMLVYF encoded by the exons ATGAAGTCCAAAAGCCTAGCATTCATCTTCCTACTTTTAGTTGCACAATACATATCTTGCTTGGCTTTTGAATCCAAAG AAGAGAAAGGCTCGGTTCATATGAAGGGAAATAGTTATGTCCGAGAAGATGGTGTGAAAAGGGATGAGTTAGTTTTGTCCAAAGCAGGTAAGGGGAAGGGTGCATACGGTGGTCAGAATGATCGGCCTCCCGACATCAGAAAAAGCAAAGCGGTATCAATGCTCTTAAAGGAACCTGCATACATGTCAAAAGTTGGTGTTATTATCATCAATATCATGCTTGTTTACTTCTAA